The following coding sequences lie in one Osmerus mordax isolate fOsmMor3 chromosome 13, fOsmMor3.pri, whole genome shotgun sequence genomic window:
- the uacab gene encoding uveal autoantigen with coiled-coil domains and ankyrin repeats protein isoform X2, protein MKSLKYRLKKHEVTITNTDWNKYDDRLMKAVERGEVDKVAAVLSKKGIIPSKLDVEGRSAFHLAATRGHLDCLNLILGHTVDVTATDATGKNALHLASRNGQSLCVQKLLQHNCPVGNVDLQGRTALHDAVMAGCSSSVKLLCDSGASVNASDFDGRTPLVLATQMCHPRICQLLLERGADIAVRDKQNKTALILGCEYACMDAVEVLLKCGADVTAVDTLGHDGYHYARLSKNLELVRLVKTYLDGATKVKEAAKMEQKKRQQSVEITAESEANMKDLICQDLERQNENQQETLRRFHQEQRALLDKVNILQQQLTQEKLTVEDIHKEREHLKLLLSAKEREEGARGMETVKVQLRSTLGDYSGQSVIKGKDNILVKQSHSLDSAQMLQPAGPSHSQSRPLELGRPAVGWDPAREVDSFQGELEAMRRRQQALENETARLQVMLARKNQECQELAQNRDTVQRQADRQVQDLEEALGDVQKRMLDSESKVKQLQAHVVAVKEHLGGQAAEELRAQLQDVKAKYEGASAEVGRVRNHLKQSEKALEEYKSSEGQLAAEAERLGQDLGALREERDELAEALLKMEAHMKEAQGRMSAAVVPAEKFDNMKNLLSNAVDEKERQLAELREDYDRVLEEVADLHREMDKLQSPPDGRGTIPTQEHERVRAGLEEQNASLKRRLADVTAKSQALICEVEESEEEREMLREQLDELNSRLEVDFVSLKAHEEAKMALSRAMEELEDKLVEATEKTGNAEAQIQRLQTERVSLNKNVTNLQSANVASHKIQGELDGLTSRNNELLKELEVLQKKCENQERELGEVVAENVILKQNLEGKDVYKKEHEQIKSELNTGLEKAKAEISKLMKKDKESEEELRNVKEDSAKLKVKLEVIQVGIEKEYISLKDHEAMKWELSNAIVKLENQVKTATARYESAHEETIKLNQEMEAQKKELDTIQEAIQSKFIPLTVIEEKENSYNAKIKDLTTKLSEMQEKYNCEKSGAERNKQEKEQLKLDMESVQDRLKTGFIPSEKHKEVEEKYNCQIEELTLKLMDMEQQYKEVTVQRAELEEQNGLCKIDIQNLQQRLESELAKLERFETEHQVLRDTIQQAQADCQKAKEVQHVESQRACALEKELQARSGDHALLLQQHAQALAALEGEVAKYRQALREEEESSAQRTEDVSALQSELLRANQALEELRGKEYQVSQLRAEKQRLEEELAEMGNKLSGLANQCTEFQCQVGQAQEGEGKARMETEALQEKSQAIEREIKELKERYDGSLGTIEDLQTRIQTSAEQTEVKDMKITELLTDVERLKQALNGLSQLAYAGNAPNKRQTQLIDTLQAQIKTLQQQLADAERQHRDVVSIYRTHLLSAAQGHMDEDVQAALLQIIRMRQEFVC, encoded by the exons AACACGGACTGGAACAAGTATGACGACCGCTTGATGAAGGcggtagagaggggggaagtgGACAAGGTGGCGGCCGTACTCAGCAAGAAGGGCATAATCCCCTCCAAGCTGGATGTGGAGGGCCGCTCGGC GTTCCATTTGGCGGCTACCAGAGGACACCTGGACTGTCTCAATCTCATCCTGGGACACACCGTTGATGTCACAGCCACCGACGCCACAG GTAAAAATGCTCTCCACCTGGCCTCAAGAAACGGacagtctctctgtgtccaaAAGCTCCTGCAG CACAACTGTCCTGTCGGCAATGTGGACCTACAGGGGAGGACGGCTCTGCATGACGCGG TCATGGCTGGCTGCTCATCCAGTGTGAAGCTTCTCTGTGACAGTGGGGCGTCTGTAAATGCCAGTGATTTT gATGGACGGACTCCTCTGGTGCTGGCCACCCAGATGTGTCATCCACGGATCTGCCAGTTGCTGCTGGAACGTGGGGCGGACATTGCTGTCCGCGACAAACAGAATAA GACAGCTCTGATACTGGGCTGTGAGTATGCCTGCATGGATGCCGTGGAGGTCCTGCTGAAGTGTGGAGCAGACGTGACAGCCGTGGACACCTTGGGTCATGACGGTTACCACTATGCCCGCCTCAGCAAGAACCTGGAGCTGGTCAGACTGGTCAAGACCTACCTCGATGGCGCCACCAAAG TTAAAGAGGCAGCCAAGATGGAGCAGAAAAAGAGACAG CAGTCAGTGGAGATAACTGCAGAGTCTGAAGCTAACATGAAGGATCTGATTTGTCAA GATTTGGAGAGGCAGAATGAGAATCAGCAGGAGACTTTGAGGAGATTTCACCAGGAGCAGAGAGCCCTACTGGACAAGGTCAACATCCTTCAGCAGCAGCTCACGCAG GAAAAGTTGACAGTGGAGGACATTcataaggag AGGGAACATCTGAAGCTATTGCTGAGtgccaaagagagggaggagggtgccCGAGGTATGGAGACGGTCAAGGTCCAACTAAGAAGCACACTG GGAGACTACTCTGGCCAGTCAGTTATCAAAG GAAAAGACAACATCTTGGTAAAACAGTCGCACAGCTTGGATTCAGCACAA ATGCTCCAGCCTGCTGGCCCATCACATTCCCAATCACGCCCTCTGGAACTGGGCCGGCCAGCTGTAGGCTGGGACCCGGCCCGCGAGGTTGACTCCTTCCAGGGCGAGCTGGAGGCGATGAGGAGGCGGCAGCAGGCATTGGAGAATGAGACCGCCAGGCTGCAAGTTATGTTGGCTCGCAAGAACCAGGAGTGCCAGGAGCTAGCCCAGAACCGGGACACTGTCCAACGCCAGGCTGACAGACAAGTCCAGGACCTGGAAGAAGCATTGGGTGATGTCCAGAAGAGGATGCTGGACTCAGAGTCAAAGGTCAAGCAACTGCAGGCGCATGTAGTGGCAGTGAAGGAGCACCTGGGAGGCCAGGCAGCCGAGGAGCTTCGTGCACAGCTCCAGGATGTCAAGGCAAAGTATGAAGGTGCCTCTGCCGAGGTGGGCCGGGTCCGCAATCACCTCAAGCAAAGTGAGAAAGCCTTGGAAGAGTACAAGAGCAGTGAGGGCCAGCTTGCTGCTGAGGCGGAGCGGTTGGGTCAGGATCTAGGCGCCCTGCGTGAGGAGCGGGATGAGCTAGCCGAAGCACTGCTAAAAATGGAGGCACACATGAAGGAAGCACAGGGACGCATGTCGGCTGCTGTGGTGCCGGCCGAGAAATTTGACAACATGAAGAACCTGCTGTCCAATGCCGTGGATGAAAAGGAGCGTCAGTTGGCAGAGCTCAGGGAGGACTATGACCGCGTTCTGGAGGAAGTGGCTGATCTCCACAGGGAAATGGACAAACTGCAGTCTCCCCCTGACGGGAGGGGGACCATTCCCACGCAGGAgcatgagagggtgagggctggTCTGGAGGAACAGAATGCCTCGTTGAAGAGGCGCCTGGCTGACGTGACCGCCAAGAGCCAGGCGTTGAtctgtgaggtggaggagagtgaggaggaaagggagatgcTCCGGGAGCAGCTGGATGAGCTCAACAGCAGGCTAGAGGTTGACTTTGTTTCCCTCAAGGCCCATGAGGAGGCCAAGATGGCGCTGTCACGGGCCATGGAGGAACTGGAGGATAAACTTGTGGAAGCCACGGAAAAGACGGGTAATGCAGAAGCGCAGATCCAAAGGCTTCAAACGGAGAGGGTATCTCTGAACAAAAATGTCACCAATCTTCAGAGTGCTAATGTGGCCTCACATAAAATCCAGGGAGAGCTGGACGGCCTGACATCTCGCAACAATGAGTTGTTGAAGGAGCTGGAAGTTCTTCAAAAGAAGTGTGAGaaccaagagagagagctaggcgAGGTTGTGGCTGAGAATGTGATTCTGAAACAGAACCTGGAAGGAAAAGATGTATACAAAAAGGAGCATGAGCAAATAAAGTCAGAGCTGAACACTGGTTTGGAGAAGGCCAAGGCCGAGATCTCTAAGTTAATGAAGAAGGACAAAGAAAGTGAGGAAGAGTTGAGGAATGTGAAAGAGGATAGTGCCAAGTTGAAAGTAAAGCTGGAAGTAATTCAAGTGGGGATCGAAAAGGAATATATTAGCCTTAAGGACCATGAAGCCATGAAGTGGGAGTTGAGCAATGCTATTGTCAAATTGGAGAACCAAGTAAAAACTGCAACAGCAAGGTACGAGTCTGCTCATGAAGAAACAATCAAACTAAACCAAGAAATGGAAGCTCAGAAGAAAGAGCTGGACACCATACAGGAAGCTATCCAGTCAAAGTTCATCCCACTGACAGTcatagaagaaaaagaaaactcgTACAATGCCAAAATTAAGGACTTGACGACAAAGCTGTCTGAGATGCAAGAGAAGTACAACTGTGAAAAGTCTGGGGCAGAGCGCAACAAACAGGAAAAAGAACAACTGAAGTTGGACATGGAGTCTGTTCAGGATAGACTGAAAACGGGCTTCATCCCTAGTGAGAAGCACAAGGAAGTAGAGGAAAAGTACAATTGTCAAATTGAAGAACTGACCCTGAAGCTGATGGATATGGAGCAACAGTACAAAGAGGTGACTGTTCAAAGAGCTGAACTGGAAGAGCAGAACGGTCTCTGCAAAATTGACATCCAGAACCTCCAGCAGCGTCTAGAGTCTGAGTTAGCCAAGTTGGAAAGGTTTGAGACCGAACACCAGGTCTTGCGGGATACCATCCAACAAGCCCAGGCCGATTGCCAAAAAGCCAAGGAGGTGCAACACGTGGAGTCCCAGAGGGCCTGCGCCTTAGAGAAAGAGCTTCAGGCCCGCTCTGGAGAccacgccctcctcctccagcaacaCGCCCAGGCCCTAGCAGCCCTAGAAGGTGAGGTGGCGAAGTATCGCCAGGCTCtccgggaggaagaggagagtagcGCTCAGAGGACAGAAGATGTGTCGGCCCTGCAGTCGGAGCTCCTCCGGGCTAACCAGGCTCTGGAAGAGCTGAGAGGAAAGGAATACCAAGTGAGCCAACTGAGAGCTGAAAAGCagcggctggaggaggagttggCTGAGATGGGCAACAAGCTCTCTGGGCTGGCAAACCAGTGCACCGAGTTTCAGTGCCAGGTGGGCCAAGCCCAGGAAGGTGAGGGCAAGGccaggatggagacagaggccCTACAAGAGAAAAGTCAGGCCATTGAGAGGGAAATCAAGGAGTTGAAGGAGCGATACGACGGGTCACTCGGCACCATCGAGGACCTGCAGACGAGGATCCAGACTTCAGCAGAGCAGACAGAGGTCAAAGACATGAAG ATCACAGAGCTGCTGACAGACGTTGAACGACTGAAGCAAGCCCTAAATGGTCTCTCCCAGCTAGCTTATGCTGGAAATGCACCCAataagagacagacacagctcATTGACACACTCCAAGCCCAGATCAAGaccctgcagcagcagctggct GATGCTGAGAGGCAGCACAGAGATGTAGTTTCAATTTATCGAACTCATCTTCTCAGTGCAGCACAG GGACACATGGATGAAGATGTCCAAGCTGCCTTACTGCAAATCATCAGAATGAGACAAGAGTTTGTGTGCTAA
- the uacab gene encoding uveal autoantigen with coiled-coil domains and ankyrin repeats protein isoform X4, which translates to MWRAARRSIWRLPEDTWTVSISSWDTPLMSQPPTPQHNCPVGNVDLQGRTALHDAVMAGCSSSVKLLCDSGASVNASDFDGRTPLVLATQMCHPRICQLLLERGADIAVRDKQNKTALILGCEYACMDAVEVLLKCGADVTAVDTLGHDGYHYARLSKNLELVRLVKTYLDGATKVKEAAKMEQKKRQQSVEITAESEANMKDLICQDLERQNENQQETLRRFHQEQRALLDKVNILQQQLTQEKLTVEDIHKEREHLKLLLSAKEREEGARGMETVKVQLRSTLGDYSGQSVIKGKDNILVKQSHSLDSAQMLQPAGPSHSQSRPLELGRPAVGWDPAREVDSFQGELEAMRRRQQALENETARLQVMLARKNQECQELAQNRDTVQRQADRQVQDLEEALGDVQKRMLDSESKVKQLQAHVVAVKEHLGGQAAEELRAQLQDVKAKYEGASAEVGRVRNHLKQSEKALEEYKSSEGQLAAEAERLGQDLGALREERDELAEALLKMEAHMKEAQGRMSAAVVPAEKFDNMKNLLSNAVDEKERQLAELREDYDRVLEEVADLHREMDKLQSPPDGRGTIPTQEHERVRAGLEEQNASLKRRLADVTAKSQALICEVEESEEEREMLREQLDELNSRLEVDFVSLKAHEEAKMALSRAMEELEDKLVEATEKTGNAEAQIQRLQTERVSLNKNVTNLQSANVASHKIQGELDGLTSRNNELLKELEVLQKKCENQERELGEVVAENVILKQNLEGKDVYKKEHEQIKSELNTGLEKAKAEISKLMKKDKESEEELRNVKEDSAKLKVKLEVIQVGIEKEYISLKDHEAMKWELSNAIVKLENQVKTATARYESAHEETIKLNQEMEAQKKELDTIQEAIQSKFIPLTVIEEKENSYNAKIKDLTTKLSEMQEKYNCEKSGAERNKQEKEQLKLDMESVQDRLKTGFIPSEKHKEVEEKYNCQIEELTLKLMDMEQQYKEVTVQRAELEEQNGLCKIDIQNLQQRLESELAKLERFETEHQVLRDTIQQAQADCQKAKEVQHVESQRACALEKELQARSGDHALLLQQHAQALAALEGEVAKYRQALREEEESSAQRTEDVSALQSELLRANQALEELRGKEYQVSQLRAEKQRLEEELAEMGNKLSGLANQCTEFQCQVGQAQEGEGKARMETEALQEKSQAIEREIKELKERYDGSLGTIEDLQTRIQTSAEQTEVKDMKITELLTDVERLKQALNGLSQLAYAGNAPNKRQTQLIDTLQAQIKTLQQQLADAERQHRDVVSIYRTHLLSAAQGHMDEDVQAALLQIIRMRQEFVC; encoded by the exons ATGTGGAGGGCCGCTCGGC GTTCCATTTGGCGGCTACCAGAGGACACCTGGACTGTCTCAATCTCATCCTGGGACACACCGTTGATGTCACAGCCACCGACGCCACAG CACAACTGTCCTGTCGGCAATGTGGACCTACAGGGGAGGACGGCTCTGCATGACGCGG TCATGGCTGGCTGCTCATCCAGTGTGAAGCTTCTCTGTGACAGTGGGGCGTCTGTAAATGCCAGTGATTTT gATGGACGGACTCCTCTGGTGCTGGCCACCCAGATGTGTCATCCACGGATCTGCCAGTTGCTGCTGGAACGTGGGGCGGACATTGCTGTCCGCGACAAACAGAATAA GACAGCTCTGATACTGGGCTGTGAGTATGCCTGCATGGATGCCGTGGAGGTCCTGCTGAAGTGTGGAGCAGACGTGACAGCCGTGGACACCTTGGGTCATGACGGTTACCACTATGCCCGCCTCAGCAAGAACCTGGAGCTGGTCAGACTGGTCAAGACCTACCTCGATGGCGCCACCAAAG TTAAAGAGGCAGCCAAGATGGAGCAGAAAAAGAGACAG CAGTCAGTGGAGATAACTGCAGAGTCTGAAGCTAACATGAAGGATCTGATTTGTCAA GATTTGGAGAGGCAGAATGAGAATCAGCAGGAGACTTTGAGGAGATTTCACCAGGAGCAGAGAGCCCTACTGGACAAGGTCAACATCCTTCAGCAGCAGCTCACGCAG GAAAAGTTGACAGTGGAGGACATTcataaggag AGGGAACATCTGAAGCTATTGCTGAGtgccaaagagagggaggagggtgccCGAGGTATGGAGACGGTCAAGGTCCAACTAAGAAGCACACTG GGAGACTACTCTGGCCAGTCAGTTATCAAAG GAAAAGACAACATCTTGGTAAAACAGTCGCACAGCTTGGATTCAGCACAA ATGCTCCAGCCTGCTGGCCCATCACATTCCCAATCACGCCCTCTGGAACTGGGCCGGCCAGCTGTAGGCTGGGACCCGGCCCGCGAGGTTGACTCCTTCCAGGGCGAGCTGGAGGCGATGAGGAGGCGGCAGCAGGCATTGGAGAATGAGACCGCCAGGCTGCAAGTTATGTTGGCTCGCAAGAACCAGGAGTGCCAGGAGCTAGCCCAGAACCGGGACACTGTCCAACGCCAGGCTGACAGACAAGTCCAGGACCTGGAAGAAGCATTGGGTGATGTCCAGAAGAGGATGCTGGACTCAGAGTCAAAGGTCAAGCAACTGCAGGCGCATGTAGTGGCAGTGAAGGAGCACCTGGGAGGCCAGGCAGCCGAGGAGCTTCGTGCACAGCTCCAGGATGTCAAGGCAAAGTATGAAGGTGCCTCTGCCGAGGTGGGCCGGGTCCGCAATCACCTCAAGCAAAGTGAGAAAGCCTTGGAAGAGTACAAGAGCAGTGAGGGCCAGCTTGCTGCTGAGGCGGAGCGGTTGGGTCAGGATCTAGGCGCCCTGCGTGAGGAGCGGGATGAGCTAGCCGAAGCACTGCTAAAAATGGAGGCACACATGAAGGAAGCACAGGGACGCATGTCGGCTGCTGTGGTGCCGGCCGAGAAATTTGACAACATGAAGAACCTGCTGTCCAATGCCGTGGATGAAAAGGAGCGTCAGTTGGCAGAGCTCAGGGAGGACTATGACCGCGTTCTGGAGGAAGTGGCTGATCTCCACAGGGAAATGGACAAACTGCAGTCTCCCCCTGACGGGAGGGGGACCATTCCCACGCAGGAgcatgagagggtgagggctggTCTGGAGGAACAGAATGCCTCGTTGAAGAGGCGCCTGGCTGACGTGACCGCCAAGAGCCAGGCGTTGAtctgtgaggtggaggagagtgaggaggaaagggagatgcTCCGGGAGCAGCTGGATGAGCTCAACAGCAGGCTAGAGGTTGACTTTGTTTCCCTCAAGGCCCATGAGGAGGCCAAGATGGCGCTGTCACGGGCCATGGAGGAACTGGAGGATAAACTTGTGGAAGCCACGGAAAAGACGGGTAATGCAGAAGCGCAGATCCAAAGGCTTCAAACGGAGAGGGTATCTCTGAACAAAAATGTCACCAATCTTCAGAGTGCTAATGTGGCCTCACATAAAATCCAGGGAGAGCTGGACGGCCTGACATCTCGCAACAATGAGTTGTTGAAGGAGCTGGAAGTTCTTCAAAAGAAGTGTGAGaaccaagagagagagctaggcgAGGTTGTGGCTGAGAATGTGATTCTGAAACAGAACCTGGAAGGAAAAGATGTATACAAAAAGGAGCATGAGCAAATAAAGTCAGAGCTGAACACTGGTTTGGAGAAGGCCAAGGCCGAGATCTCTAAGTTAATGAAGAAGGACAAAGAAAGTGAGGAAGAGTTGAGGAATGTGAAAGAGGATAGTGCCAAGTTGAAAGTAAAGCTGGAAGTAATTCAAGTGGGGATCGAAAAGGAATATATTAGCCTTAAGGACCATGAAGCCATGAAGTGGGAGTTGAGCAATGCTATTGTCAAATTGGAGAACCAAGTAAAAACTGCAACAGCAAGGTACGAGTCTGCTCATGAAGAAACAATCAAACTAAACCAAGAAATGGAAGCTCAGAAGAAAGAGCTGGACACCATACAGGAAGCTATCCAGTCAAAGTTCATCCCACTGACAGTcatagaagaaaaagaaaactcgTACAATGCCAAAATTAAGGACTTGACGACAAAGCTGTCTGAGATGCAAGAGAAGTACAACTGTGAAAAGTCTGGGGCAGAGCGCAACAAACAGGAAAAAGAACAACTGAAGTTGGACATGGAGTCTGTTCAGGATAGACTGAAAACGGGCTTCATCCCTAGTGAGAAGCACAAGGAAGTAGAGGAAAAGTACAATTGTCAAATTGAAGAACTGACCCTGAAGCTGATGGATATGGAGCAACAGTACAAAGAGGTGACTGTTCAAAGAGCTGAACTGGAAGAGCAGAACGGTCTCTGCAAAATTGACATCCAGAACCTCCAGCAGCGTCTAGAGTCTGAGTTAGCCAAGTTGGAAAGGTTTGAGACCGAACACCAGGTCTTGCGGGATACCATCCAACAAGCCCAGGCCGATTGCCAAAAAGCCAAGGAGGTGCAACACGTGGAGTCCCAGAGGGCCTGCGCCTTAGAGAAAGAGCTTCAGGCCCGCTCTGGAGAccacgccctcctcctccagcaacaCGCCCAGGCCCTAGCAGCCCTAGAAGGTGAGGTGGCGAAGTATCGCCAGGCTCtccgggaggaagaggagagtagcGCTCAGAGGACAGAAGATGTGTCGGCCCTGCAGTCGGAGCTCCTCCGGGCTAACCAGGCTCTGGAAGAGCTGAGAGGAAAGGAATACCAAGTGAGCCAACTGAGAGCTGAAAAGCagcggctggaggaggagttggCTGAGATGGGCAACAAGCTCTCTGGGCTGGCAAACCAGTGCACCGAGTTTCAGTGCCAGGTGGGCCAAGCCCAGGAAGGTGAGGGCAAGGccaggatggagacagaggccCTACAAGAGAAAAGTCAGGCCATTGAGAGGGAAATCAAGGAGTTGAAGGAGCGATACGACGGGTCACTCGGCACCATCGAGGACCTGCAGACGAGGATCCAGACTTCAGCAGAGCAGACAGAGGTCAAAGACATGAAG ATCACAGAGCTGCTGACAGACGTTGAACGACTGAAGCAAGCCCTAAATGGTCTCTCCCAGCTAGCTTATGCTGGAAATGCACCCAataagagacagacacagctcATTGACACACTCCAAGCCCAGATCAAGaccctgcagcagcagctggct GATGCTGAGAGGCAGCACAGAGATGTAGTTTCAATTTATCGAACTCATCTTCTCAGTGCAGCACAG GGACACATGGATGAAGATGTCCAAGCTGCCTTACTGCAAATCATCAGAATGAGACAAGAGTTTGTGTGCTAA